The sequence TTAGGATTAGGACTCAGCGGGATTAATTCCATAAAAGACGCCAACAGAAACCAACTTTTTATGGCCCTGTCATTAGCTGCTTTATATGACGCCATAATGCCTTCATGGCGAGCCACAAATGATGCTATAAGAAAAAATGACAGCAAGAAACTTTGTTATTTTTCTATGGAATTTCTTATGGGTAGAGTTCTGAGCAACAATTTAATTAATTTACAGGCAAGAGACAACCTGCTTCAAAGCTTAAAGGCTGTCGGTATTGATATAAACGCTATAGAGAATACTGAAAAAGACGCCGGATTAGGGAATGGTGGCTTGGGACGTCTGGCAGCCTGTTTTTTGGACTCTCTGGCAACCCTGAGGTTACCGGCCACAGGTTACGGGCTATTATATGAGCTGGGGTTTTTTAAGCAGCAGATTTGGGACGGTCACCAGGTGGAACTTCCTGATGAATGGATGGAAGTAAATAATTTCTGGGGTATAAAAAGAGAAGACGAAACCCGGATTGTGAAATTTTTTGGAAATGTGGAAAGAAAGCCCGGTTTGAACAAAAGGGACAAGAGTACGATAAAAGGCTATGAACATGTAAGCGCTATTCCCTTTGATATTCCAATCGTCGGCTTTGATTATAAGGGCAAATCTTTTATTGATACTTTAAGATTATTTAAGACTACACTTTTTAAGCCGAATGGTTTCAGCCTGATCCCTTATCAGGAAGGAGACTATGAAGCAGCCTACCGTAATA is a genomic window of Candidatus Margulisiibacteriota bacterium containing:
- a CDS encoding glycogen/starch/alpha-glucan phosphorylase, with protein sequence MIKTKLISNVLAPCTADLNCAAINAHLVNTLGLGLSGINSIKDANRNQLFMALSLAALYDAIMPSWRATNDAIRKNDSKKLCYFSMEFLMGRVLSNNLINLQARDNLLQSLKAVGIDINAIENTEKDAGLGNGGLGRLAACFLDSLATLRLPATGYGLLYELGFFKQQIWDGHQVELPDEWMEVNNFWGIKREDETRIVKFFGNVERKPGLNKRDKSTIKGYEHVSAIPFDIPIVGFDYKGKSFIDTLRLFKTTLFKPNGFSLIPYQEGDYEAAYRNIINTDSAAITAVLYPNDSHWQGKELRLKQQFFLVSAGLQDIIVNFKKNHDNFEDFPKKVALQINDTHPSLIIPELMRILVDEEDIPWDKAWEITQKTVNYTNHTILPEALEKWDIDLMRKLLPRQVEIIEEINESHLSKIRVVPCDVDRIKRLSIIDGKDVNMARLAIVGSSKVNGVSQLHARK